The genomic interval GGCCGGCGGTGCTGTGGGACCCAGTGACACTGACCTGCCAGGGCTTGGGGACCGCCGGTGACACCACCTGGTACAAGGACGGGAAgcgctgggggcagcagggacgCGACCATGTCACTGTCACCAAGAGTGGCACCTACACCTGTGACAGACCTGGCAGCGGGCGCAGCCCACCTGTGACAGTCTCACACGGTGAGGGGtgtttgggtgtccccaggctggaacCCACAGGGAACCCGAGGGCTCTGGGTGGGCTCCACTCCATGGGTCACCTCCTGTGTGACCAGagcctgtcccctgctctggagacatcccagagcatcccagcaTGGGGGAACGCCATGTTTGAATTGGGGACCCCGGGTGCTCTGGGTGTGACCCAATGGAGGTGTCCCGGTGCCATCAGCTCTGACAGGACCCCTCTGTCCCACAGactggctggtgctgcaggtgccggCGTGGGcgctgctggagggggacacggtgacactgcGCTGCCGGGGCTGGCAGAACAACCCGGTCACCAGGGTGTCCTTCTACCGCGAGAGGGAGAAACTGAGGGGGCTCCGCGATGGCACCgaactgtccctgtcccctctgcagctgcaccacAGCGGCAGCTACCGCTGCACGGGCCTGGTGGGATCCTGGAGGTTGCATGAGTCAGCACCGGCGACAATGACAGTGCATGGTGAgcaccccagagcaccccagtgTGGGGAGAGCTCCGTGTTGGAATTGGGGGTCCCTGGTGATCGGGGTGTGACCCAATGTGGGGATCCCCATGAAAACGGGACCCCCGGTGTGACAGGACCCCCGTGTCCCACAGCCAGGTTAGAGTTGCAGGTGTCGGCgcgggagctgctggagggggacacggtgacactgcGCTGCCTGCGCTGGCACGACAACCCGGTCACCGGAGTGCAATTCTATCATGGGGACAAGGAGGTGGGGAGGCCCCTCAATGGGACCGAgctgtccttgtcccctctgcagctgaaccaCAGTGGAAACTACAGCTGCGAGGGCCGGGTGGACTCCGGAGTGTCACTGTGGGCAAAGTCGGcaccagtgacagtgacagtgcacgGTGAGCACCCCCTCGGCTGGAACTCCCATCTCCTGACACttccacagccccttcccagcgGACTCAGAGTCACAGTCctcacctcccctctccttcccagagctcttcTCGCTGCCGGTGCTGGCGGGTCCCCCCGAGCCCACCCTGGGGTCGCCCCTGactctcagctgcctcagcacccccagccccctgcggcccccagcccccctcatGCACGTGTTCTACCGGGACGGGCAGGTGCTGGGGGGCCCGcaggtgtccccacagctgctggtgccctCCGTGGGGGTCTCCCACTCGGGGAATTACAGCTGCCAGGTGCGCTCCGAGAGGGGGAACGTGCGGAAGAGCAGTGCCCGGCTCCGCGTCACGGTGCGCAGTgagtgcagggatgggcacgggGATCGCCTACAGCCTTCCTGCGTCCTCTTCCTGGGGACAACCATGTCCTTCCAGACACCTTTCATGCATTCCCCTCCTCTGCCGCGTGTCCCCTCAGCCCTCTGTGCTGTGACCCAATCCATCACATCCCTCCATGACACCCAtcccccccatccctgtccccccacaCCAGCTGCCAgaccctccctgtgccctcagccctgtctctgtccccacagtgcccgtggccaatgccaccatcacccccGGTCCCCTGGCACaccaggtgcgcccaggtgaCAATGTCACACTGCACTGCTCggtgcaggtgggctcagcccctgtcaccttcacctggctgcacaatgggcaggaggtggcccggggtcccctcctggagctcagggacatCGATGTGGGACATTCGGGCACCTACCAGTGCGTGGCCACcaaccagctgggacaggacgGGCACCGCGTGTTCCGGGcactcagccctgagctggaaCTGGAGGTGACACCTTGGTCACCCTGGGTCACAGGTGAGGTCACACGGGGTCACCAGGGAATGCAGGACCCCCAGAATAATGGGTGACCTCATTGTGTCCCCCTCTGTCTCTTGCAGTGGCCGCAGGGGTCGGTGGGGCCCTTTTGTTTCTGCTCCTGCTCGTGGGTGTCATTGTTgcctggcactggtggcaccaCCTGGGTAGGTGACAATGGGGGGATGGGGGTCCCAGGGACCTGTAGAGGCAACCAGAACTCTGACCTTTTTTGGGGATCCAGTAGGGTTTGGGGAGACACATGGGGTCCCGCAGCaatgttgggggttttttcagtgGCCCTGAGGTTGATTTGGGggtctctgtccctgctgggctttgggttCTTGgttgggggcactggggatgtTCCTGAATTCTGGGGGGCTCCAGAGATATTTGGGGGTCCTGTGAGGAATTTGTGGGTCCCGTGGGGGTTCAGGAATCCTGAGAGGGGTCAGGGCTTTGGGACCCCACAGTCACCCCTCCCCTCTTTCCCCTGCAGCTGTCAGGAAGAATCAGGAAAGGTGAGTGGGGGGTTCAAACCACCCTCTCCCCTTTTACCCAAACCCGCAAGACCTCCTATTCCCTCCTCCACATCCCCTTTATTCCCTCAGGGTCCCTCCGGATCCCCCGGCCCCCCCAGAGGAGGGGGAGGT from Haemorhous mexicanus isolate bHaeMex1 chromosome 31, bHaeMex1.pri, whole genome shotgun sequence carries:
- the LOC132340129 gene encoding Fc receptor-like protein 6 — translated: MAGDSGMAGKVALLLWAQTLGLAGAQMSQLLLEPPWRPAVLWDPVTLTCQGLGTAGDTTWYKDGKRWGQQGRDHVTVTKSGTYTCDRPGSGRSPPVTVSHDWLVLQVPAWALLEGDTVTLRCRGWQNNPVTRVSFYREREKLRGLRDGTELSLSPLQLHHSGSYRCTGLVGSWRLHESAPATMTVHARLELQVSARELLEGDTVTLRCLRWHDNPVTGVQFYHGDKEVGRPLNGTELSLSPLQLNHSGNYSCEGRVDSGVSLWAKSAPVTVTVHELFSLPVLAGPPEPTLGSPLTLSCLSTPSPLRPPAPLMHVFYRDGQVLGGPQVSPQLLVPSVGVSHSGNYSCQVRSERGNVRKSSARLRVTVRMPVANATITPGPLAHQVRPGDNVTLHCSVQVGSAPVTFTWLHNGQEVARGPLLELRDIDVGHSGTYQCVATNQLGQDGHRVFRALSPELELEVTPWSPWVTVAAGVGGALLFLLLLVGVIVAWHWWHHLGR